In the genome of Pseudomonas sp. LBUM920, one region contains:
- a CDS encoding valine--tRNA ligase: protein MDKTYQPHAIETSWYETWESENYFAPQGAGDSYTIMIPPPNVTGSLHMGHGFNNAIMDALIRFRRMQGRNTLWQPGTDHAGIATQMLVERQLEATGQNRHDLGREKFLEKIWEWKDQSGGNISRQIRRLGSSVDWSRERFTMDDGLSEAVKEAFVRLHEDGLIYRGKRLVNWDTKLHTAISDLEVENHDEKGFLWNLKYPLADGAKTAEGNDYLIVATTRPETMLGDAAVAVNPNDKRYQALIGKFVELPLVGRRIPIIADDYCDPEFGTGCVKITPAHDFNDYEVGKRHNLPLLNIFDKNAAVLPACQVFNLDGTLNESIDGKIPAEYAGLDRFEARKQIVAAFDAAGLLVSVDDHALKVPKGDRSGTVIEPWLTDQWYVSTKPLAEPAIAAVEDGRIQFVPKQYENMYFSWMRDIQDWCISRQLWWGHRIPAWYDESGKVYVGRDEAEVRAKHNLGPDVALQQDNDVLDTWFSSGLWTFSTLGWPQQTEFLKKFHSTDVLVTGFDIIFFWVARMIMLTMHLVKNEDGTPQVPFKTVYVHGLVRDGQGQKMSKSKGNVLDPLDIIDGIDLETLVQKRTSGLMQPKLAKKIEKQTRDEFADGIASYGTDALRFTFCSLASTGRDIKFDMGRVEGYRNFCNKIWNAARYVLDKGEDCGQNGEAYELSLADRWIISQLQRTEAEVTRQLDQFRFDLAAQALYEFIWNQYCDWYLELSKPVLWDENAPIERQRGTRRTLVRVLEVALRLAHPFMPFITEEIWQRLAPLAGIEGKTIMLQPWPVANEARIDEAAESDIEWLKTLMLGTRNIRAEMNIGPGKPLAVFVKNASAEDQRRLTENDALLKKLAKLESITVLADGAEAPLSATALVGDMEVLVPMAGLIDKGAELARLDKEIGRLQGEVQRVGGKLSNAAFVDKAPAEVIDKERAKLAEAEQALSKLAEQHARISSL from the coding sequence ATGGATAAGACCTACCAGCCGCACGCTATTGAAACTTCCTGGTACGAGACCTGGGAGTCCGAGAATTATTTCGCTCCGCAAGGCGCGGGTGATTCCTACACCATCATGATTCCGCCACCGAACGTCACTGGCAGCCTGCACATGGGCCATGGCTTCAACAATGCGATCATGGATGCGTTGATCCGTTTCCGCCGCATGCAGGGCCGCAACACCCTGTGGCAACCGGGCACCGACCACGCCGGTATCGCCACCCAGATGCTGGTGGAACGCCAACTCGAAGCCACCGGCCAGAACCGTCATGACCTGGGTCGCGAGAAATTCCTGGAAAAAATCTGGGAATGGAAAGACCAGTCCGGCGGCAACATCAGCCGTCAGATCCGTCGCCTGGGCTCGTCCGTAGACTGGAGCCGTGAGCGCTTCACCATGGACGACGGCCTGTCGGAAGCCGTGAAAGAAGCCTTCGTGCGCCTGCACGAAGACGGCCTGATCTACCGCGGCAAGCGTCTGGTCAACTGGGACACCAAGCTGCACACGGCGATTTCCGACCTCGAAGTGGAAAACCACGACGAGAAAGGCTTCCTGTGGAACCTCAAGTACCCGCTGGCCGATGGCGCCAAGACCGCCGAAGGCAACGACTACCTGATCGTCGCCACCACTCGTCCGGAAACCATGCTGGGCGACGCCGCCGTCGCGGTTAACCCGAACGACAAGCGCTACCAGGCACTGATCGGCAAGTTCGTCGAACTGCCGCTGGTGGGCCGTCGCATCCCGATCATCGCGGATGATTACTGCGACCCTGAATTCGGCACCGGCTGCGTGAAAATCACCCCGGCCCACGATTTCAACGACTACGAAGTCGGCAAGCGCCACAACCTGCCGCTGCTGAACATCTTCGATAAAAACGCCGCTGTTCTGCCGGCCTGCCAGGTATTCAACCTCGACGGCACGCTGAACGAGAGCATCGACGGCAAGATCCCGGCCGAATACGCCGGTCTCGACCGTTTTGAAGCGCGCAAGCAGATCGTGGCTGCGTTCGACGCTGCGGGTTTGCTGGTGAGCGTTGACGACCACGCACTGAAAGTGCCGAAAGGCGACCGCTCCGGCACCGTCATCGAGCCGTGGCTGACCGACCAGTGGTACGTGTCCACCAAGCCTTTGGCTGAACCTGCGATTGCCGCCGTGGAAGACGGCCGTATCCAGTTCGTGCCCAAGCAGTACGAAAACATGTACTTCTCGTGGATGCGTGACATCCAGGATTGGTGCATCAGCCGTCAGCTGTGGTGGGGCCACCGGATTCCGGCCTGGTACGACGAGTCGGGCAAGGTCTACGTTGGCCGCGACGAAGCCGAAGTACGCGCCAAGCACAACCTCGGCCCGGACGTGGCGCTGCAACAGGACAACGACGTACTGGACACCTGGTTCAGCTCGGGCCTGTGGACATTCTCCACACTCGGCTGGCCGCAACAGACCGAGTTCCTGAAAAAATTCCACTCCACCGACGTGCTGGTCACCGGCTTCGACATCATTTTCTTCTGGGTTGCCCGGATGATCATGCTCACCATGCATTTGGTGAAGAACGAAGACGGCACGCCGCAAGTGCCGTTCAAGACCGTGTACGTGCACGGCCTGGTGCGTGATGGCCAGGGCCAGAAGATGTCCAAGTCCAAGGGTAACGTCCTGGACCCGCTGGACATCATCGACGGCATCGACCTGGAAACCCTGGTGCAGAAACGCACCTCGGGCCTGATGCAGCCGAAACTGGCGAAGAAGATCGAGAAGCAGACCCGCGACGAGTTCGCCGACGGCATTGCCAGCTACGGCACTGACGCCCTGCGCTTCACCTTCTGCTCGCTGGCGTCCACCGGTCGCGACATCAAGTTCGACATGGGCCGCGTCGAAGGCTATCGCAACTTCTGCAACAAGATCTGGAACGCCGCGCGCTACGTGCTGGATAAAGGCGAAGACTGCGGCCAGAACGGCGAAGCCTATGAGCTGAGCCTGGCTGATCGCTGGATCATCTCGCAGTTGCAGCGCACTGAAGCCGAAGTGACCCGCCAGCTCGACCAGTTCCGTTTCGACCTGGCCGCACAAGCCTTGTACGAGTTCATCTGGAACCAGTATTGCGACTGGTACCTGGAACTGTCCAAGCCTGTGCTGTGGGACGAAAACGCGCCGATCGAACGCCAGCGTGGCACCCGCCGCACCCTGGTGCGCGTGCTTGAAGTGGCCCTGCGCCTGGCGCACCCGTTCATGCCGTTCATCACCGAAGAAATCTGGCAGCGCCTCGCGCCGCTGGCCGGTATCGAAGGCAAGACCATCATGTTGCAGCCTTGGCCGGTGGCCAACGAAGCGCGCATTGATGAGGCGGCCGAAAGCGATATCGAATGGCTCAAGACCTTGATGCTCGGCACGCGCAACATCCGCGCCGAGATGAACATCGGGCCGGGCAAGCCATTGGCGGTGTTCGTGAAGAATGCCAGCGCCGAAGATCAGCGTCGCCTCACCGAGAACGATGCGCTGCTCAAGAAACTGGCAAAACTGGAGTCGATCACCGTATTGGCTGATGGCGCCGAAGCACCGCTGTCCGCGACTGCGTTGGTCGGCGACATGGAAGTGCTGGTGCCGATGGCTGGCCTGATCGACAAGGGCGCGGAACTGGCCCGTCTCGACAAGGAAATTGGCCGCCTGCAAGGCGAAGTGCAGCGAGTGGGCGGCAAGCTGTCCAACGCGGCGTTCGTCGACAAGGCGCCGGCTGAAGTGATCGACAAAGAACGCGCCAAGCTGGCCGAGGCTGAACAGGCCTTGAGCAAGCTGGCGGAGCAACATGCGCGGATTTCCAGCCTGTAA
- a CDS encoding DNA polymerase III subunit chi → MDTPNPIKKDDHLLDDLESIRQLLGDDGLQPPLLTETVDAEVQIPLLFDMVSGKPVAPEPVAAAPVAQPAPAAEKAPDALLLHLDNELRAAAQLIMQDVIDDFAPHIETEIKRRLDARMERLLSQYQS, encoded by the coding sequence ATGGACACGCCAAACCCTATAAAAAAAGACGACCACCTGCTGGACGACCTCGAGTCGATCCGTCAGTTGCTCGGTGATGATGGCTTGCAACCGCCGCTGCTGACCGAAACGGTCGACGCCGAGGTACAGATTCCGCTGTTGTTCGACATGGTCAGCGGCAAGCCCGTTGCGCCTGAGCCTGTCGCTGCCGCTCCCGTGGCACAGCCCGCACCCGCCGCAGAAAAAGCGCCCGACGCCTTGCTGCTGCATCTGGACAATGAGTTGCGCGCCGCTGCGCAGTTGATCATGCAGGATGTGATCGACGACTTTGCCCCGCATATCGAAACCGAGATCAAACGCCGCCTGGATGCGCGCATGGAGCGGTTGCTCAGCCAATATCAGTCCTGA
- a CDS encoding DNA polymerase III subunit chi has protein sequence MTQVDFYILPSADPSARLDFACKLTEKAWRMGHRIYLHCSDSAQRDDLDARLWRFKGESFVPHGPAESEPEGLVVLGLGDSCGDHKDLLVNLDLKVPAFAKAFARVAEVVVEDPAIRQAARESFRFYREQGYSLQDHRLQRL, from the coding sequence ATGACCCAAGTCGACTTCTATATATTGCCCAGCGCCGATCCTTCCGCGCGCCTGGACTTTGCCTGCAAGCTCACCGAAAAAGCCTGGCGCATGGGCCACCGCATCTACCTGCATTGCAGCGATAGCGCCCAACGTGACGACCTCGATGCGCGCTTATGGCGCTTCAAGGGTGAAAGCTTCGTGCCGCACGGCCCTGCCGAGTCCGAACCCGAAGGCCTGGTTGTGCTGGGCCTGGGTGACAGCTGCGGCGATCACAAAGACCTGTTGGTCAACCTGGACCTGAAAGTACCCGCCTTTGCCAAGGCATTTGCCCGTGTGGCAGAAGTGGTGGTGGAAGATCCGGCTATTCGTCAGGCCGCGCGGGAGAGTTTCCGTTTCTACCGCGAACAGGGCTATTCTCTGCAGGATCACCGGCTACAACGACTTTGA
- a CDS encoding HU family DNA-binding protein, whose protein sequence is MAITKDQLIADLAEAVDAPKTTVRALLDQLSQVVADQLENGGEITLPGVGKLKVTERPARTGRNPSTGAAIEIAAKKVIKLVVAKGLTDAVNK, encoded by the coding sequence ATGGCTATTACTAAAGACCAACTGATCGCTGACCTGGCTGAAGCAGTAGACGCACCGAAAACTACCGTGCGCGCTCTGCTGGACCAACTGAGCCAAGTTGTTGCTGATCAGCTGGAAAACGGCGGCGAAATCACTCTGCCAGGCGTTGGCAAACTGAAAGTGACTGAGCGTCCAGCCCGTACTGGCCGTAACCCTTCGACTGGCGCTGCCATCGAAATCGCTGCCAAGAAAGTTATCAAGCTGGTTGTGGCCAAAGGCCTGACCGACGCTGTTAACAAGTAA
- the rlmF gene encoding 23S rRNA (adenine(1618)-N(6))-methyltransferase RlmF has product MTAPSTPKPPRKKPKSAAPAKPVAPRKEATLHPRNRHTGRYDFQALIKTTPELAQFVIINPYGKESIDFASPDAVRVFNRALLKAFYGIQHWDIPADYLCPPVPGRADYVHFLADLLASVNDGKIPRGSIVKVLDIGMGANCVYPLIGYMEYRWNFLGSEVDPIAVSAAKAIVQSNDLSKVIQLRQQPNPKQILLGLLEPGERFDLTMCNPPFHASMEEATKGSERKWRALGKADPKRKLPVLNFGGQSAELWCEGGEARFVTQLIAESAHFAHKVLWFSTLVSKASNLPAIQTALKKAGVLESQVVEMSQGQKQSRFVAWTFQTKNEQQIWRQRWVRD; this is encoded by the coding sequence ATGACCGCCCCCAGCACACCTAAACCCCCGCGCAAGAAGCCTAAATCCGCCGCCCCGGCCAAACCCGTGGCACCGCGCAAAGAGGCAACCCTGCACCCGCGCAACCGCCACACAGGCCGTTACGACTTCCAGGCGCTGATCAAGACCACGCCGGAACTGGCGCAATTTGTGATCATCAACCCGTACGGCAAAGAGAGCATCGACTTTGCCAGCCCGGACGCAGTGCGGGTGTTCAACCGGGCGCTGTTGAAGGCGTTCTATGGCATCCAGCATTGGGACATTCCGGCGGACTACCTGTGCCCGCCGGTGCCGGGGCGCGCCGATTACGTGCACTTCCTGGCCGACCTGCTGGCCAGCGTCAACGACGGCAAGATCCCGCGCGGCTCAATCGTCAAGGTGCTGGACATCGGCATGGGCGCCAACTGCGTCTACCCGTTGATTGGGTATATGGAGTACCGCTGGAACTTCCTCGGCTCCGAAGTCGACCCTATTGCGGTGTCCGCCGCCAAGGCCATCGTACAGTCCAATGACCTGAGCAAAGTTATCCAACTGCGTCAGCAACCCAACCCCAAGCAGATCCTGCTGGGCCTGCTGGAGCCGGGCGAACGCTTTGACCTGACCATGTGCAACCCGCCGTTCCACGCGTCCATGGAAGAGGCTACCAAAGGCAGCGAGCGTAAGTGGCGCGCCCTGGGCAAGGCCGACCCCAAGCGCAAGTTGCCGGTCCTGAACTTCGGTGGCCAGTCGGCGGAGCTGTGGTGTGAGGGCGGCGAAGCGCGCTTCGTCACGCAACTTATCGCCGAAAGTGCGCACTTTGCCCACAAGGTGCTGTGGTTCAGCACCCTGGTGTCAAAAGCGTCGAACTTGCCCGCGATACAGACAGCCCTCAAAAAAGCCGGCGTCCTTGAGAGCCAGGTAGTGGAAATGTCCCAGGGCCAGAAGCAAAGCCGCTTCGTGGCCTGGACCTTCCAGACCAAGAACGAGCAGCAGATCTGGCGTCAGCGCTGGGTGCGCGACTGA
- the yejK gene encoding nucleoid-associated protein YejK: MPIRHCIVHLIDKKPDGTPAVLHARDSELAESAAIENMLADLNESYNAKQGKAWGFFHAESGAHPFSGWLKEYFDGSQDFTRFSRTAVEHLQKLMEESNLSTGGHVLFAHYQQGMTDYLAIALLHHSEGVAVTDELDVTPSRHLDLGQLHLAARINVSEWQNNKQSKQYISFIKGKNGKKVSEYFRDFIGCQEGVDGPGETRTLLKAFSDFVESEDLPDESAREKTKTLVDYASSQAKLGEPMGLEELSGLIDEDRPKAFYDHIRNKDYGLSPEIPADKRTLNQFRRFTGRAEGLSISFEAHLLGDKIEYDEAAGTLIIKGLPTQLTDQLKRRN, encoded by the coding sequence ATGCCGATCCGTCACTGCATCGTCCACCTGATCGACAAAAAACCCGACGGCACACCCGCAGTTCTGCATGCGCGCGATTCGGAGCTTGCCGAGTCGGCCGCCATCGAGAACATGCTTGCCGACCTCAACGAGAGCTACAACGCCAAACAAGGCAAGGCCTGGGGTTTCTTCCACGCCGAGTCCGGCGCGCACCCGTTCAGCGGATGGTTGAAGGAATATTTCGACGGCAGTCAGGATTTCACCCGTTTCAGCCGCACGGCGGTCGAGCACCTGCAAAAGCTGATGGAGGAGTCCAACCTGTCCACCGGCGGCCACGTGTTGTTTGCCCACTACCAGCAAGGCATGACCGACTACCTGGCGATCGCCCTGCTGCACCACAGCGAAGGCGTGGCGGTGACCGATGAGCTGGACGTGACCCCCTCGCGCCACCTGGACCTGGGCCAACTGCACCTGGCGGCGCGGATCAACGTGTCCGAGTGGCAGAACAACAAGCAATCCAAGCAGTACATCTCGTTTATCAAGGGCAAAAACGGCAAGAAGGTCTCGGAATACTTCCGCGACTTTATCGGCTGCCAGGAAGGCGTCGACGGCCCGGGCGAAACCCGTACCCTGCTCAAAGCGTTCAGCGACTTTGTCGAGAGCGAAGACCTGCCCGACGAATCTGCCCGCGAAAAAACCAAAACCCTGGTGGACTACGCCAGCAGCCAGGCCAAACTCGGCGAGCCCATGGGCCTGGAAGAACTTTCGGGATTGATCGATGAAGATCGGCCAAAAGCGTTCTACGACCATATCCGCAACAAGGATTACGGCCTGTCGCCGGAAATCCCGGCAGACAAACGCACCCTCAACCAGTTCCGCCGCTTCACCGGTCGCGCCGAAGGCTTGTCCATCAGTTTTGAAGCGCACCTGTTGGGCGACAAGATCGAGTACGACGAAGCCGCCGGCACTTTGATCATCAAAGGCCTGCCGACCCAACTGACTGACCAGCTCAAGCGCCGTAACTGA
- the lptF gene encoding LPS export ABC transporter permease LptF yields the protein MIVFRYLSREVLLTLSAVSAVLLVITMSGRFVKFLAQAASGALDPGSLFLIMGFRLPGFLQLILPLGLFLGILLAYGRLYLESEMTVLSATGMSQQRLLAMTMVPATGVALVVAWLSMSLAPQGAMQFQLLLNKQDAMTEFDTLEPGRFQALNDGTRVTYTETMTDDRANLGGVFISQKNLGQNQKDRGISILVANSGRQEVRPDGSRYLILENGYRYDGSPGLADYRAIKYDTYGVMLARPDISEEVTDRDALPTSSLFNNKELRSIAELQWRLSLPLLVFIVTLMAVPLSRVNPRQGRFLKLLPAILLYMAYLTLLISARGSMEKGKLSPALGLWGVHGIFLLIGLGLLYWEPIRLKMKSRRGLKELARG from the coding sequence TTGATCGTCTTCCGTTATCTGTCCCGCGAAGTCCTGTTGACCCTGAGTGCCGTGAGTGCGGTATTGCTGGTCATCACCATGAGTGGTCGTTTCGTCAAATTCCTGGCCCAGGCCGCTTCGGGTGCTCTGGATCCGGGCTCGCTGTTCCTGATCATGGGCTTTCGCCTGCCGGGCTTTTTGCAACTGATCCTGCCACTTGGCCTGTTTCTCGGCATTTTGCTGGCCTATGGCCGGCTGTACCTTGAGAGTGAAATGACTGTGCTGTCGGCCACCGGCATGAGCCAGCAGCGTCTGCTGGCCATGACCATGGTGCCGGCCACCGGCGTTGCCCTGGTGGTGGCATGGCTGAGCATGAGCCTGGCGCCTCAGGGCGCCATGCAGTTCCAGCTGCTGCTGAACAAGCAGGATGCGATGACTGAGTTCGACACCCTTGAGCCTGGGCGCTTTCAAGCGCTGAACGATGGCACGCGGGTGACCTACACCGAGACCATGACGGATGACCGTGCCAACCTGGGCGGCGTGTTTATTTCGCAGAAAAATCTCGGGCAGAACCAGAAAGACCGTGGCATTTCGATTCTGGTGGCCAACAGCGGACGCCAGGAAGTACGACCTGATGGCAGCCGTTACCTGATCCTGGAAAATGGCTACCGCTACGACGGCAGCCCTGGCCTCGCCGATTATCGGGCGATCAAGTACGACACTTATGGCGTCATGCTTGCCAGGCCAGACATCAGCGAAGAGGTCACTGACCGCGATGCGCTGCCGACGTCGTCGCTGTTCAACAACAAGGAACTGCGCTCCATCGCCGAGCTGCAATGGCGGCTGTCGCTGCCGCTGCTGGTATTTATCGTGACGTTGATGGCCGTGCCGCTGTCGCGCGTCAACCCGCGTCAGGGTCGTTTCCTCAAGCTGTTGCCGGCAATTCTGTTGTACATGGCCTACCTGACCCTGCTGATTTCCGCCCGTGGTTCCATGGAAAAAGGCAAGTTGTCGCCGGCCCTCGGCCTGTGGGGCGTGCACGGGATCTTCCTGTTGATCGGCCTGGGGCTGCTCTACTGGGAACCTATCCGTTTGAAAATGAAGAGCCGTCGTGGCCTGAAGGAGTTGGCTCGTGGCTAA
- the lptG gene encoding LPS export ABC transporter permease LptG, producing MAKLDRYIGSSVLIAILAVLGIILGLASLFAFIDEVGNVTDTYTVMDVLSYVALTAPRRLYDMMPMAALIGCLIGLGSLASSSELTIMRAAGVSIGRIVWAVMKPMLLLMACSVLIGEYVAPPAEATAQANRALAQGSGDAQSAKHGLWHRQGDEFIHINAVQPGGLLVGVTRYTFDKERHMLTSSFARRAQYDAEKWTLSDVTTTYFRNVGQGTKASTEVINVPSEQWDIALKPELLNTVVMIPESLPITGLWSYIHYLKDQGLNNGRYWLAFWVKVLQPVVTAALVLMAISFIFGPLRSVTLGQRVFTGVLVGFTFRIAQDLLGPSSLVFGFSPLFAVLVPTAICALAGFWLLRRAG from the coding sequence GTGGCTAAGCTCGATCGCTACATTGGTAGCAGCGTACTGATCGCCATTCTGGCGGTATTGGGCATTATTCTCGGCCTGGCCTCGTTGTTCGCCTTTATTGACGAAGTGGGCAACGTCACCGACACCTACACCGTCATGGATGTGTTGAGTTACGTGGCGCTGACTGCGCCGCGCCGGCTCTACGACATGATGCCGATGGCCGCGCTGATCGGTTGCCTGATCGGGCTGGGCAGCCTGGCCAGCAGCAGCGAACTGACCATCATGCGCGCCGCCGGTGTATCGATCGGGCGTATTGTCTGGGCGGTAATGAAGCCCATGCTCCTGCTGATGGCGTGCAGCGTGCTGATCGGCGAGTACGTGGCGCCGCCGGCCGAAGCCACCGCTCAGGCCAATCGCGCCCTGGCCCAGGGCTCGGGGGATGCGCAAAGCGCCAAGCACGGCCTCTGGCACCGTCAGGGGGATGAGTTCATCCACATCAACGCCGTGCAGCCGGGCGGCTTGTTGGTGGGTGTGACGCGTTATACGTTCGACAAGGAACGGCACATGCTGACCTCCAGTTTCGCCAGGCGCGCGCAATACGACGCCGAGAAATGGACGTTGAGTGACGTCACCACCACGTATTTCCGCAATGTCGGCCAGGGCACCAAGGCCAGCACCGAAGTGATCAATGTGCCGAGCGAGCAATGGGATATCGCCCTGAAGCCCGAACTGCTCAACACGGTGGTGATGATCCCGGAGAGCCTGCCGATTACCGGTTTGTGGAGCTATATCCACTACCTCAAGGATCAGGGCCTGAATAATGGCCGCTACTGGCTGGCGTTCTGGGTCAAGGTGCTGCAGCCGGTGGTCACCGCCGCGCTGGTATTGATGGCGATCTCGTTCATCTTCGGCCCGTTGCGTTCCGTGACCCTAGGTCAGCGGGTGTTCACCGGCGTACTGGTGGGCTTTACCTTCCGTATCGCCCAGGACTTGCTCGGTCCGTCGAGCCTGGTGTTCGGTTTCTCGCCGCTGTTTGCGGTGCTGGTGCCGACAGCGATTTGCGCCCTGGCCGGGTTCTGGCTGTTGCGCCGCGCGGGTTGA
- a CDS encoding leucyl aminopeptidase — MELVVKSVSPETLKTATLVVAVGEGRKLGVAAKQLDELSGGAISAVLKRGDLAGKVGQSLLLQSLPNLKADRVLLVGVGKDAELGDRPFRKIISGILNTLKGLGGSDAALALDEIVVKGRDSYGKTRLLAESLVDGSYVFDQFKSQKAEPRALKKITLLTIKAAQAEVERAVTHAQAIAAGMSFTRDLGNLPPNICHPTYLGEQAKALGKEFKGLKVEVLDEKKIKDLGMGSFYAVGQGSDQPPRLIVMQYNGGKKSEKPYALVGKGITFDTGGISLKPGAGMDEMKYDMGGAASVFGTLRAVLELKLPINLVCILACAENMPSGGATRPGDIVTTLSGQTVEILNTDAEGRLVLCDALTYAERFKPQAVIDIATLTGACVVALGAHTSGLLGNNDELIEQLLSAGKAADDRAWQLPLFDEYQEQLDSPFADIANIGGPKAGTITAACFLSRFAKNLNWAHLDIAGTAWTSGGKDKGATGRPVPLLTQYLLDRAKA; from the coding sequence ATGGAATTGGTTGTAAAAAGCGTTAGCCCCGAAACGTTGAAAACCGCCACCCTCGTGGTCGCTGTCGGCGAAGGCCGCAAGCTCGGCGTCGCCGCCAAGCAACTGGATGAACTCAGCGGTGGCGCCATCAGCGCCGTGCTCAAGCGCGGCGACCTGGCCGGCAAAGTCGGCCAAAGCCTGCTGCTGCAGAGCCTGCCCAACCTTAAAGCCGACCGCGTATTGCTGGTGGGCGTTGGCAAGGACGCCGAACTGGGCGACCGTCCGTTCCGCAAGATCATCAGCGGCATTCTCAACACCCTCAAGGGCCTGGGCGGCAGCGATGCAGCCCTGGCTCTGGATGAAATCGTCGTAAAAGGCCGTGACAGCTACGGCAAGACCCGCCTGCTGGCCGAGAGCCTGGTGGATGGCAGCTACGTCTTCGACCAGTTCAAGAGCCAGAAAGCCGAACCGCGCGCCCTGAAAAAAATCACCCTGCTGACCATCAAGGCCGCCCAGGCTGAAGTCGAACGCGCCGTGACCCACGCCCAGGCCATCGCCGCCGGCATGTCGTTCACCCGCGACCTGGGCAACCTGCCGCCGAATATCTGCCACCCGACTTACCTGGGCGAACAAGCCAAGGCGCTGGGCAAAGAATTCAAGGGCCTGAAGGTTGAGGTGCTGGACGAGAAAAAAATCAAGGACCTGGGCATGGGCTCCTTCTATGCCGTGGGCCAGGGCAGCGACCAGCCGCCACGCCTGATCGTGATGCAATACAACGGCGGCAAGAAGTCCGAGAAGCCTTACGCGCTGGTCGGCAAAGGCATCACCTTCGACACCGGCGGCATCAGCCTCAAGCCGGGCGCAGGCATGGATGAGATGAAGTACGACATGGGCGGCGCCGCCAGCGTGTTCGGCACCCTGCGTGCCGTGCTCGAGCTCAAGCTGCCGATCAACCTGGTGTGCATCCTGGCGTGTGCCGAGAACATGCCGAGCGGCGGCGCGACCCGTCCTGGCGATATCGTCACCACCCTGAGCGGCCAGACCGTCGAAATCCTCAACACCGACGCCGAAGGCCGTCTGGTGCTGTGCGATGCGCTGACCTACGCCGAACGCTTCAAGCCCCAGGCCGTGATCGACATCGCCACCCTGACCGGTGCCTGCGTGGTTGCCCTGGGCGCCCACACTTCGGGCCTGCTGGGCAACAACGACGAGTTGATCGAGCAACTGCTCAGCGCCGGCAAGGCTGCCGACGACCGCGCCTGGCAACTGCCGCTGTTCGATGAATATCAAGAGCAGCTGGACAGCCCGTTCGCCGACATCGCCAATATCGGCGGCCCGAAAGCCGGCACCATCACTGCGGCCTGCTTCCTGTCGCGCTTTGCCAAGAACCTCAACTGGGCTCACCTGGACATCGCCGGCACGGCGTGGACCAGCGGCGGCAAGGACAAGGGCGCCACTGGCCGTCCGGTGCCACTGCTGACCCAATACCTGCTGGACCGCGCCAAAGCCTGA